The genomic DNA AGACGACCCGTGCGAATCAGCCGCTGAGCCCCGAGATGCTTCAACGGATCCACGCCTACTGGCGAGCGGCCAATTATCTTTCCGTCGGGCAGATCTATTTGTATGCCAACCCGCTGCTCAAGCAGCCACTGAGGCGGGAACATATCAAGCCGCGCCTGCTTGGCCATTGGGGAACGACGCCGGGGTTGAATTTTATCTACGCCCATCTCAACCGCATCATCAAGGCGCAGGATCTCCCGGTGCTCTACGTC from Nitrospira sp. includes the following:
- a CDS encoding phosphoketolase, with protein sequence MKETTRANQPLSPEMLQRIHAYWRAANYLSVGQIYLYANPLLKQPLRREHIKPRLLGHWGTTPGLNFIYAHLNRIIKAQDLPVLYVAGPGHGGPGLVANVYLEGTYSEVYPNISQDEAGLQRLFKQFSFPGGIPSHVAPETPGSIHEGGELGYSLAHAYGAAFD